A window from Mauremys reevesii isolate NIE-2019 linkage group 9, ASM1616193v1, whole genome shotgun sequence encodes these proteins:
- the GPR160 gene encoding probable G-protein coupled receptor 160: MSCANCSLQYYNQLNQPLEASCMLLLIMLGKVSLNLFMLGVKRWDVKQSFMGYFCISLALLDFTLLVNIAFISYFEDFALWGVRFTKYHICLFTQIISLMYGVLHYPVCLVSVLDYYMTIAQTPKPASIGQRLLYILAVIFIWISVLFYILKVPAVSAELEIQNHFFTCPFYISVQSYWLSLAILFVIGVALVICWSEVITMVRSVRIISFTSVTVLIFSYASDCDCTVCKKQLLTRLLICFLGTWTPFVFLQMIILLLGAQIPAYMEMNVPWLYFINSFLIATAYWFRCHDIQLTEGMWSADPFVSWKFCFIPFNNQNTEQAEKPGTVIIC; encoded by the coding sequence ATGTCTTGTGCAAATTGTTCCCTTCAATACTACAACCAACTCAATCAACCTCTTGAAGCTAGCTGTATGCTGCTCCTGATTATGCTTGGAAAAGTGTCGCTCAATCTCTTCATGTTGGGAGTTAAAAGATGGGATGTAAAACAAAGTTTTATGGGATATTTCTGTATTTCACTGGCACTCCTTGACTTCACACTTCTGGTGAATATAGCTTTCATCTCCTATTTTGAGGACTTTGCACTTTGGGGTGTGAGATTTACCAAGTACCACATTTGTCTATTCACTCAGATAATTTCCCTTATGTATGGTGTCTTGCATTACCCAGTTTGTCTTGTGTCTGTTCTGGATTATTACATGACTATAGCTCAAACCCCTAAACCTGCTAGCATAGGTCAAAGACTACTTTATATACTTGCTGTGATTTTTATATGGATTTCAGTCCTCTTTTATATTCTGAAAGTTCCAGCTGTTTCTGCAGAGTTAGAAATACAGAACCACTTTTTTACATGCCCTTTCTATATCAGTGTTCAGAGCTACTGGCTATCATTAGCCATCCTGTTTGTTATAGGTGTGGCTCTTGTGATTTGTTGGTCGGAAGTTATAACTATGGTGCGGTCTGTCCGGATTATTTCCTTTACAAGTGTGACTGTTTTAATCTTTTCATATGCATCTGACTGTGATTGCACTGTCTGTAAAAAGCAGCTTTTGACAAGACTCCTCATCTGCTTTCTTGGCACTTGGACACCTTTTGTTTTCCTTCAGATGATCATCTTGTTGCTTGGTGCTCAGATTCCAGCCTACATGGAGATGAATGTCCCCTGGCTATACTTCATAAACAGCTTTCTAATCGCAACAGCATACTGGTTTAGGTGTCATGACATTCAATTGACAGAGGGGATGTGGTCTGCAGATCCATTTGTCAGCTGGAAATTCTGCTTCATTCCATTTAACAATCAAAATACAGAGCAAGCTGAAAAGCCAGGCACAGTAATCATCTGTTAA